In one window of Streptomyces sp. FXJ1.172 DNA:
- a CDS encoding DNA gyrase/topoisomerase IV subunit A, giving the protein MARRSTKTPPPDDPYEEKILDIDVVDEMRGSYLEYAYSVIYSRALPDARDGLKPVHRRIVYQMNEMGLRPDRAYVKCARVVGEVMGKLHPHGDASIYDALVRMAQPFSMRMPLVDGHGNFGSLGNDDPPAAMRYTECRQAEATSLMTESIDEDTVDFAPNYDGQEQEPVALPAAFPNLLVNGSSGIAVGMATNMPPHNLGEVIAAARHLIRHPNADLDALMKHVPGPDLPTGGRIVGLDGVRDAYATGRGTFKIRATVSVETVTARRKGLVITELPFTVGPEKVIAKIKDLVNAKKIQGIADVKDLTDREHGLRLVIEIKNGFVPEAVLEQLYKLTPMEESFGINNVALVDGQPLTLGLKELLEVYLDHRFDVVRRRSEFRRTKRRDRLHLVEGLLTALVDIDEVIRLIRSSENSAQAKERLMERFSLSEVQTQYILDTPLRRLTKYDRIELEAEKDRLTAEIEELTRILESDAELRKLVSAELAAVAKKFGTERRTVLLESAGASVATVPLQVADDPCRVLMSSTGLLARTSADEAFPEEAGAKRVKHDVIVSAVQATARGEVGAVTSAGRLLRINVVDLPQLPDTASAPNLSGGAPLAEFVSLEDDETVVCLTTLDESSPGLALGTEQGVVKRVVPDYPSNKEELEVITLKEGDRIVGAVELRTGEEDLVFITDDAQLLRFQASIVRPQGRPAGGMAGIKLADGAKVISFTAIDPAADAVVLTVAGSRGTLDDSVQTTAKLTPFDQYPRKGRATGGVRCQRFLKGEDCLSLAWAGPAPARAAQKTGTPAELPELDPRRDGSGTSLAKTVAVVAGPVF; this is encoded by the coding sequence ATGGCCCGCCGCAGCACGAAGACCCCGCCGCCCGACGATCCGTACGAGGAGAAGATCCTCGACATCGACGTCGTGGACGAGATGCGTGGCTCCTACCTCGAGTACGCGTACTCGGTCATCTATTCGCGCGCCCTGCCGGACGCACGTGACGGCCTCAAGCCGGTGCACCGGCGGATCGTGTACCAGATGAACGAGATGGGCCTGCGCCCCGACCGCGCCTATGTGAAGTGCGCGCGCGTCGTCGGCGAGGTCATGGGCAAGCTGCACCCGCACGGCGACGCGTCGATCTACGACGCGCTGGTGCGCATGGCCCAGCCGTTCTCGATGCGCATGCCGCTGGTCGACGGCCACGGCAACTTCGGCTCGCTGGGCAACGACGACCCGCCGGCCGCCATGCGGTACACCGAGTGCCGGCAGGCCGAGGCGACGAGCCTGATGACCGAGTCGATCGACGAGGACACGGTCGACTTCGCGCCCAACTACGACGGCCAGGAGCAGGAGCCGGTGGCCCTGCCGGCCGCTTTCCCGAACCTGCTGGTCAACGGCTCCTCGGGCATCGCGGTGGGGATGGCGACGAACATGCCGCCGCACAACCTCGGCGAGGTGATCGCGGCCGCCCGCCACCTGATCCGGCATCCGAACGCGGACCTGGACGCGCTGATGAAGCACGTCCCGGGCCCGGACCTGCCCACCGGCGGCCGGATCGTCGGCCTGGACGGCGTCCGGGACGCGTACGCGACGGGCCGCGGCACCTTCAAGATCCGTGCCACGGTGTCGGTGGAGACGGTGACGGCCCGCCGCAAGGGCCTGGTCATCACCGAACTGCCCTTCACGGTCGGCCCCGAGAAGGTCATCGCGAAGATCAAGGACCTGGTCAACGCGAAGAAGATCCAGGGCATCGCGGACGTCAAGGACCTCACCGACCGCGAGCACGGACTGCGCCTGGTGATCGAGATCAAGAACGGCTTCGTGCCGGAGGCGGTCCTGGAGCAGCTGTACAAGCTGACCCCGATGGAGGAGTCCTTCGGCATCAACAACGTGGCGCTGGTGGACGGCCAGCCGCTCACGCTGGGCCTGAAGGAGCTGCTGGAGGTCTACCTCGACCACCGCTTCGACGTCGTCCGCCGCCGCAGCGAGTTCCGCCGTACCAAGCGCCGCGACCGGCTGCACCTGGTCGAGGGCCTGCTGACCGCGCTGGTCGACATCGACGAGGTCATCCGGCTGATCCGCTCCAGCGAGAACTCCGCGCAGGCCAAGGAGCGCCTGATGGAGCGCTTCTCGCTGAGCGAGGTCCAGACGCAGTACATCCTCGACACGCCGCTGCGCCGGCTCACCAAGTACGACCGCATCGAGCTGGAGGCGGAGAAGGACAGGCTCACCGCGGAGATCGAGGAGCTGACCCGGATCCTGGAGTCCGACGCGGAGCTGCGCAAGCTGGTCTCGGCCGAACTGGCCGCCGTGGCGAAGAAGTTCGGCACCGAGCGGCGTACGGTCCTGCTGGAGTCCGCGGGCGCCTCGGTGGCCACGGTGCCGCTGCAGGTGGCCGACGACCCGTGCCGGGTGCTGATGTCCTCGACCGGCCTGCTGGCGCGTACGTCGGCCGACGAGGCGTTCCCCGAGGAGGCCGGTGCGAAGCGGGTCAAGCACGATGTGATCGTCTCGGCGGTCCAGGCGACCGCGCGCGGCGAGGTCGGCGCGGTGACCTCGGCGGGCCGGCTGCTGCGGATCAACGTGGTCGACCTGCCCCAGCTGCCGGACACGGCGAGCGCGCCGAACCTCTCCGGGGGCGCTCCGCTCGCGGAGTTCGTCTCCTTGGAGGACGACGAGACGGTGGTCTGCCTGACCACGCTGGACGAGTCGTCGCCGGGTCTGGCGCTCGGCACCGAGCAGGGTGTGGTCAAGCGTGTGGTGCCCGACTACCCCTCCAACAAGGAGGAGCTGGAGGTCATCACGCTCAAGGAGGGCGACCGGATCGTCGGCGCGGTGGAGCTGCGCACCGGCGAGGAGGACCTCGTCTTCATCACCGACGACGCGCAGCTGCTGCGCTTCCAGGCGTCCATCGTGCGCCCGCAGGGCCGCCCGGCGGGCGGCATGGCGGGCATCAAGCTCGCCGACGGCGCGAAGGTGATCTCCTTCACCGCGATCGACCCGGCTGCCGACGCGGTGGTCTTGACGGTGGCGGGCTCGCGCGGCACGCTGGACGACTCGGTGCAGACGACGGCCAAGCTGACCCCGTTCGACCAGTACCCGCGCAAGGGCCGTGCCACGGGCGGGGTGCGCTGCCAGCGGTTCCTGAAGGGCGAGGACTGCCTGTCGCTGGCCTGGGCCGGGCCCGCCCCCGCGCGTGCGGCCCAGAAGACCGGCACCCCGGCGGAGCTGCCGGAGCTGGACCCGCGCCGCGACGGCTCGGGCACGTCGCTGGCGAAGACGGTGGCGGTGGTCGCGGGGCCGGTGTTCTAG
- a CDS encoding sucrase ferredoxin, protein MSRCATVSRSLDEPVSGTAATATTWLLLEQPGPWGAKALTSSHLDPALGRALERAAEGTGVRVALIRRPGRHADPGTPPLRHVYVAHTVPGNVWLHSATVRDPNRLLDLDFAALGAGDHRSFAAALDGRPHTGDPLALVCTNGKRDRCCALLGRPLAGELAASGVPGVWEVTHLGGHRFSPTVLVLPYGYAYGRTEAHTVKEALHGIQEGRVVVEGCRGCSAWERPGQAAELAVRSATGEVRAGVLSVVRTDGTAPRWAITVAHADGRLWRVTVAQGAGLPPRPESCGAAVLGTPARMDVTAVRELRPTALAS, encoded by the coding sequence GTGAGTAGGTGCGCGACCGTCTCCCGGAGCCTCGACGAGCCCGTTTCCGGTACGGCGGCCACGGCGACGACGTGGCTGCTGCTGGAACAGCCCGGCCCGTGGGGTGCCAAGGCGCTCACCTCGAGCCATCTGGACCCCGCGCTCGGCCGGGCGCTGGAGCGGGCCGCCGAGGGAACCGGCGTCCGCGTCGCCCTCATCCGGCGCCCCGGACGCCACGCCGACCCCGGCACGCCGCCACTGCGGCATGTGTACGTGGCCCACACCGTTCCCGGAAATGTGTGGCTGCACAGCGCCACCGTCCGCGATCCGAACCGACTCCTCGACCTCGACTTCGCCGCTCTCGGCGCGGGCGACCACCGCTCCTTCGCTGCCGCGCTCGACGGCCGGCCGCACACGGGCGACCCGCTCGCGCTCGTGTGCACCAACGGCAAGCGGGACCGCTGCTGCGCCCTCCTGGGCCGTCCTCTCGCCGGCGAGCTGGCCGCCTCGGGGGTGCCCGGGGTCTGGGAGGTCACCCATCTGGGTGGACATCGCTTCTCGCCGACGGTGCTCGTCCTGCCGTACGGCTACGCCTACGGCCGCACCGAGGCGCACACCGTCAAGGAGGCCCTGCACGGCATCCAGGAGGGCCGTGTGGTGGTCGAGGGGTGCCGGGGGTGCTCCGCCTGGGAACGGCCCGGCCAGGCGGCCGAACTGGCCGTCCGGTCGGCGACGGGCGAAGTGCGGGCGGGTGTGCTGAGCGTCGTACGGACCGACGGCACGGCCCCGCGCTGGGCGATCACCGTCGCGCACGCCGACGGCCGCCTGTGGCGGGTGACCGTGGCGCAGGGCGCGGGGCTGCCGCCGCGCCCGGAGAGCTGTGGCGCGGCGGTGCTCGGCACGCCCGCGCGGATGGACGTGACGGCCGTGCGCGAGCTGCGGCCGACGGCGCTGGCGAGCTGA
- a CDS encoding citrate synthase, whose translation MRDHEPAPHRPGRRLTTKETAELLGVKPETVYAYVSRGLLSSRREPGGRASTFEAKEVEALARRNRREAAASPASGADLSVRTRITLIEQDRYFFRGVDAVELATRHPYEEVAEWLWTARLIPGTAFTAPAPTVAVARRAVNALSEHASPTDRLRVAAIAAAAEDPLRFDLSEDAVLNTARILIPTLVAALPPVRPDHKDDGPLAHRLWGRLTGRPADAASLRVLDTALGLLADHDLAASTLAVRVAASARAHAYAAVSAGLGVLEGPLHGASSGMAHRMLLDVLDQGTAVPVIADELRAGRRVPGLGHRLYSGEDPRARVLFGLLEQMPSAESALLAARDIVATTARHTPLHANVDLALAVFTASSGMPATAGETIFAVARTAGWIAHALEEYGERPLRMRPVGHYVGPRPPQPLPE comes from the coding sequence ATGCGCGATCACGAACCCGCTCCCCACCGTCCCGGGCGAAGGCTGACCACCAAGGAGACCGCCGAACTGCTCGGCGTGAAGCCCGAGACGGTCTACGCGTACGTGAGCCGCGGGCTGCTCAGCAGCAGACGCGAACCCGGCGGCCGGGCCAGCACCTTCGAGGCGAAGGAGGTCGAGGCCCTCGCCCGGCGCAACCGGCGCGAAGCCGCCGCAAGCCCCGCCTCCGGGGCAGACCTCTCGGTGCGGACCCGCATCACGCTGATCGAGCAGGACCGGTACTTCTTCCGGGGCGTGGACGCGGTCGAGCTGGCCACCCGCCACCCCTACGAGGAGGTCGCGGAGTGGCTGTGGACGGCCCGGCTGATCCCCGGGACCGCCTTCACCGCGCCCGCCCCCACCGTCGCGGTCGCCCGCCGCGCGGTGAACGCCCTGTCCGAGCACGCCTCCCCCACGGACCGGCTCCGGGTGGCGGCGATCGCCGCGGCGGCCGAGGACCCGCTGCGCTTCGACCTGTCCGAGGACGCGGTGCTGAACACCGCGCGGATCCTCATCCCCACGCTCGTCGCCGCGCTGCCGCCGGTCCGGCCCGATCACAAGGACGACGGCCCGCTGGCCCACCGCCTGTGGGGCCGGCTGACCGGCCGCCCCGCCGACGCGGCCTCGCTGCGCGTCCTGGACACCGCCCTCGGCCTGCTCGCCGACCACGACCTGGCCGCCTCCACGCTCGCCGTCCGGGTCGCCGCCTCGGCCCGGGCGCACGCCTACGCGGCCGTCTCGGCCGGGCTCGGCGTCCTGGAGGGCCCGCTGCACGGCGCGTCGAGCGGCATGGCCCACCGCATGCTGCTCGACGTCCTCGACCAGGGCACCGCGGTCCCGGTGATCGCCGACGAACTGCGCGCGGGCCGTCGTGTCCCCGGGCTCGGGCACCGGTTGTACTCCGGCGAGGATCCCCGCGCACGCGTGCTGTTCGGCCTCCTGGAGCAGATGCCCAGCGCGGAGTCCGCCCTGCTCGCGGCCCGGGACATCGTCGCCACGACCGCCCGGCACACCCCGTTGCACGCCAACGTCGACCTGGCCCTGGCGGTGTTCACGGCGTCCAGCGGCATGCCCGCCACAGCCGGAGAGACGATCTTCGCGGTCGCCCGGACGGCCGGCTGGATCGCCCACGCGCTGGAGGAGTACGGCGAGCGCCCGCTGCGCATGCGCCCCGTCGGCCACTACGTCGGACCGCGGCCGCCCCAGCCTCTGCCGGAGTAG
- a CDS encoding citrate synthase/methylcitrate synthase: MSINRTATPLIDAPRGLAGVVVTETEIGDVRGREGFYHYRQYSAVELARTRGFEDVWHLLVHGALPDARCRAAFTAETAALRRLPEEVRAALPAIAAASRVSGPLSGLRTALSLLGAARGMRPVYDIDADRRRADTLAACAAVPTLLTALYRLGQGLDPVEPREDLTYAANYLYMLTGEEPEQRRARAVEQYLISTIDHGFNPSTFTARVIASTGADVVACLTGAVGALSGPLHGGAPSRALDTLDAIGTPDRIDPWIRERVLGGDRIMGFGHAIYRTEDPRSRMLREIAQSFGGPRVDFAVQVERRVEAILAELKPGRELHINVEFYAGVVMELCGLPREMFTPTFAAARVVGWSANILEQAADSKIIRPVARYVGPEPPAAVPAQP, encoded by the coding sequence ATGTCCATCAACAGGACCGCCACCCCGCTCATCGACGCACCGCGCGGCCTCGCCGGCGTCGTCGTCACCGAGACCGAGATCGGTGACGTCCGGGGCCGGGAGGGCTTCTACCACTACCGCCAGTACTCGGCCGTCGAACTCGCGCGGACCCGCGGCTTCGAGGACGTCTGGCACCTCCTGGTCCACGGCGCGCTCCCGGACGCGCGGTGCCGCGCCGCCTTCACGGCCGAGACCGCCGCGCTGCGCCGGCTGCCCGAGGAGGTCCGCGCCGCGCTGCCCGCGATCGCCGCCGCGAGCCGCGTCTCCGGGCCGCTGTCCGGACTGCGTACGGCGCTGTCGCTGCTGGGTGCGGCACGGGGGATGCGGCCGGTGTACGACATCGACGCGGACCGGCGGCGTGCCGACACCCTGGCCGCCTGCGCGGCCGTACCCACGCTGCTCACCGCGCTGTACCGGCTCGGGCAGGGCCTCGACCCGGTCGAGCCGCGCGAGGACCTCACGTACGCGGCCAACTACCTGTACATGCTCACGGGTGAGGAGCCCGAGCAACGGCGGGCCCGTGCGGTCGAGCAATACCTGATCTCAACCATTGATCATGGATTCAACCCGTCAACCTTCACCGCCCGGGTCATCGCCTCCACCGGCGCCGACGTGGTGGCCTGCCTGACCGGAGCGGTGGGCGCCCTGTCCGGGCCGCTGCACGGCGGTGCGCCCAGCCGGGCCCTGGACACCCTCGACGCCATCGGGACCCCCGACCGGATCGACCCCTGGATCCGCGAGCGGGTGCTCGGCGGCGACCGGATCATGGGATTCGGGCACGCCATCTACCGCACGGAGGACCCCCGTTCACGGATGCTCCGGGAGATCGCCCAGAGCTTCGGCGGTCCGCGCGTCGACTTCGCGGTGCAGGTCGAGCGCCGGGTCGAGGCGATCCTCGCCGAGCTGAAGCCCGGCCGCGAACTCCACATCAACGTCGAGTTCTACGCCGGTGTGGTCATGGAACTGTGCGGTCTGCCCCGCGAGATGTTCACGCCCACCTTCGCCGCGGCCCGGGTGGTGGGATGGAGTGCCAACATCCTGGAACAGGCGGCCGATTCGAAGATCATCCGCCCGGTCGCGCGGTACGTCGGCCCGGAGCCGCCGGCGGCGGTACCGGCTCAGCCCTGA
- a CDS encoding M16 family metallopeptidase — translation MPMGHTTTAEAGSGGLTATEHRLANGLRVVLSEDHLTPVAAVCLWYDVGSRHEVKGRTGLAHLFEHLMFQGSAQVKGNGHFELVQGAGGSLNGTTSFERTNYFETMPAHQLELALWLEADRMGSLLAALDDESMENQRDVVKNERRQRYDNVPYGTAFEKLTALSYPEGHPYHHTPIGSMADLDAATLEDARQFFRTYYAPNNAVLSVVGDIDPVQTLAWIEKYFGSIASHDGKPAPRDGSLPEVIGEQKREVVVEEVPARALMAAYRLPEDGTRACDAADLALTVLGGGESSRLYNRLVRRDRTAVAAGFGLLRLAGAPSMGWLDVKTSGDVEVPVIEAAIDEELARFAEEGPTPEEMERAQAQLEREWLDRLGTVAGRADELCRFAVLFGDPQLALTAVKRVLEVTPKEVQDVAKARLRPDNRAVLVYEPLSADSAEHTEEAGRGEDPEQEATVEAGNENEETAK, via the coding sequence ATGCCCATGGGTCACACGACCACAGCCGAGGCAGGCTCCGGGGGCCTGACAGCGACCGAGCACCGGCTGGCCAACGGTCTGCGCGTGGTGCTCTCCGAGGACCACCTGACCCCGGTGGCGGCGGTCTGCCTCTGGTACGACGTCGGCTCCCGCCACGAAGTCAAGGGGCGTACCGGCCTGGCTCACCTTTTCGAGCACTTGATGTTCCAGGGCTCGGCACAGGTCAAGGGCAACGGTCACTTCGAGCTGGTGCAGGGCGCCGGCGGCTCGCTCAACGGCACCACCAGCTTCGAGCGCACCAACTACTTCGAGACCATGCCCGCCCACCAGCTGGAGCTGGCGCTCTGGCTGGAGGCCGACCGCATGGGCTCGCTGCTGGCCGCCCTGGACGACGAGTCCATGGAGAACCAGCGGGACGTCGTCAAGAACGAGCGCCGCCAGCGCTACGACAACGTGCCCTACGGCACCGCCTTCGAGAAGCTGACCGCGCTGTCGTACCCGGAGGGCCACCCCTACCACCACACGCCGATCGGCTCGATGGCGGACCTGGACGCGGCCACCCTGGAGGACGCCCGCCAGTTCTTCCGCACGTACTACGCGCCGAACAACGCGGTGCTCTCCGTGGTCGGCGACATCGACCCCGTGCAGACCCTCGCCTGGATCGAGAAGTACTTCGGCTCGATCGCCTCCCACGACGGCAAGCCCGCGCCGCGCGACGGCTCGCTGCCGGAGGTCATCGGCGAGCAGAAGCGCGAGGTCGTCGTCGAGGAGGTCCCGGCGCGCGCCCTGATGGCCGCCTACCGGCTGCCGGAGGACGGCACGCGCGCGTGCGACGCGGCCGACCTCGCCCTGACCGTCCTCGGCGGGGGCGAGTCCTCCCGCCTGTACAACCGCCTGGTGCGCCGCGACCGTACGGCCGTCGCGGCCGGCTTCGGCCTGCTGCGCCTGGCCGGCGCGCCCTCGATGGGCTGGCTGGACGTGAAGACCTCCGGTGACGTCGAGGTGCCGGTCATCGAGGCCGCCATCGACGAGGAGCTGGCCCGGTTCGCCGAGGAGGGCCCCACGCCGGAGGAAATGGAGCGCGCCCAGGCCCAGTTGGAGCGCGAGTGGCTGGACCGGCTCGGCACGGTCGCCGGCCGCGCCGACGAACTGTGCCGGTTCGCCGTCCTGTTCGGTGACCCGCAGCTCGCCCTCACCGCCGTCAAGCGCGTCCTGGAGGTGACCCCGAAGGAGGTCCAGGACGTCGCCAAGGCGCGCCTGCGCCCCGACAACCGGGCGGTGCTGGTCTACGAGCCGCTGTCCGCCGACTCCGCCGAGCACACCGAGGAAGCGGGGCGCGGCGAGGACCCGGAGCAGGAAGCGACCGTAGAGGCCGGTAACGAGAACGAGGAGACGGCCAAGTGA
- a CDS encoding M16 family metallopeptidase — MDFHPRPQPGDAKPWAFPAPERDSLDNGLTVLRCHRPGQQVVAVEVLLDAPLDAEPAGLDGVATIMARAFSEGTDQHSAEEFAAELERAGATLDAHADHPGVRLSLEVPASRLAKGLGLLADALRAPAFAESEVERLVRNRLDEIPHELANPSRRAAKELSKELFPAASRMSRPRQGTEETVEKIDAIAVRAFYDRYVRPATATAVVVGDLTGIDLDALLGDTLGAWTGTPGESRPVPPVSADDTGRVVIVDRPGAVQTQLLIGRVGPDRHDRVWPAQVLGTYCLGGTLTSRLDRVLREEKGYTYGVRSFGQVLRSAPDGTGASLLAISGSVDTPNTGPALEDLCKVLRTLAAEGLTDAERDVAVQNLVGVAPLKYETAAAVASTLADQVEQHLPDDFQATLYQQLAATGTVEATAAVVNAFPVERLVTVLVGDAAQIKAPVEALGIGEVTVVAAE; from the coding sequence ATGGACTTCCACCCCCGGCCGCAGCCCGGCGACGCCAAGCCGTGGGCGTTCCCGGCCCCCGAGCGCGACAGTCTCGACAACGGCCTGACGGTGCTGCGCTGCCACCGCCCCGGCCAGCAGGTCGTCGCCGTCGAGGTGCTCCTGGACGCGCCCCTGGACGCCGAGCCGGCCGGCCTGGACGGCGTCGCCACGATCATGGCGCGGGCCTTCTCCGAGGGCACCGACCAGCATTCCGCCGAGGAGTTCGCCGCCGAGCTGGAGCGCGCGGGCGCCACGCTCGACGCGCACGCCGACCACCCCGGCGTCCGCCTGAGCCTGGAGGTCCCCGCCTCCCGCCTGGCCAAGGGCCTCGGCCTGCTCGCCGACGCCCTGCGCGCGCCCGCGTTCGCCGAGAGCGAGGTCGAGCGGCTGGTCCGCAACCGTCTGGACGAGATCCCGCACGAGCTGGCCAACCCCTCCCGCCGGGCCGCCAAGGAGCTGTCCAAGGAGCTGTTCCCGGCGGCCTCGCGCATGTCGCGCCCGCGCCAGGGCACCGAGGAGACGGTCGAGAAGATCGACGCGATCGCCGTGCGCGCCTTCTACGACCGCTACGTCCGCCCCGCCACGGCCACCGCGGTCGTGGTCGGCGACCTCACGGGCATCGACCTGGACGCCCTGCTCGGCGACACCCTGGGCGCCTGGACCGGCACCCCGGGCGAGTCCCGGCCCGTGCCGCCGGTGAGCGCCGACGACACCGGCCGCGTGGTCATCGTGGACCGCCCCGGCGCCGTCCAGACGCAGCTGCTGATCGGCCGCGTCGGCCCCGACCGGCACGACCGCGTGTGGCCCGCCCAGGTGCTCGGCACCTACTGCCTCGGCGGTACCCTCACCTCCCGCCTGGACCGCGTCCTGCGCGAGGAGAAGGGCTACACCTACGGTGTCCGCTCGTTCGGGCAGGTCCTCCGCTCCGCGCCGGACGGCACGGGCGCCTCGCTGCTCGCCATCAGCGGCTCGGTGGACACGCCGAACACGGGTCCCGCGCTGGAGGACCTGTGCAAGGTGCTGCGCACCCTCGCGGCCGAGGGCCTGACCGACGCCGAGCGGGACGTCGCCGTGCAGAACCTCGTCGGGGTGGCGCCGCTGAAGTACGAGACGGCGGCGGCCGTCGCGAGCACGCTGGCCGACCAGGTCGAGCAGCACCTGCCCGACGACTTCCAGGCGACGCTGTACCAGCAGCTGGCCGCGACGGGCACGGTGGAGGCCACGGCGGCCGTTGTGAACGCCTTCCCGGTGGAGCGCCTGGTGACCGTCCTCGTCGGTGACGCCGCCCAGATCAAGGCGCCGGTGGAGGCGCTGGGCATCGGCGAAGTGACCGTGGTGGCGGCCGAGTAA
- a CDS encoding CobW family GTP-binding protein — protein sequence MGNSNTVQQIPVVVLAGFLGSGKTTLLNHLLHRSGGSRIGAIVNDFGAIEIDAMAVAGALGDSTVSLGNGCLCCAVDASELDVYLDRLADPGTGIDVIVIEASGLAEPQELVRMVLASEHPRVVYGGLVEVVDAAEFDDTRARHPELDRHLALADLVVVNKLDRTEDGDRVLGLVRSLTDRAAVVPATYGRIDPEFLFDCRPGEERIGQLSFDDLHEHTEGDAHAGHLHTGYDSLPFSSDVPIDPRALMRFLDSRPEGLYRIKGYVDFGPHDTRNRYAVHAVGRFLRFYPEPWAAAGARLTQLVLIGSGIDTEALGKELQACENNAPHADEHGMWGVLRYVQGSEEEPGPESYETSYGTSYETSSQADYEASYQPACEA from the coding sequence TTGGGCAACAGCAACACCGTGCAGCAGATCCCGGTCGTCGTGCTCGCCGGTTTCCTGGGCTCCGGAAAGACCACGCTCCTCAACCACCTCCTGCACCGCAGCGGCGGCAGCCGGATCGGGGCGATCGTCAACGACTTCGGGGCCATCGAGATCGACGCGATGGCCGTGGCGGGCGCCCTCGGCGACTCGACCGTCTCGCTCGGCAACGGCTGCCTGTGCTGCGCCGTCGACGCGAGCGAACTCGACGTCTACCTGGACCGGCTCGCCGACCCCGGCACCGGTATCGACGTGATCGTCATCGAGGCCAGCGGGCTCGCCGAGCCGCAGGAACTCGTCCGGATGGTGCTGGCCAGCGAGCACCCGAGGGTCGTCTACGGCGGTCTGGTCGAGGTCGTCGACGCCGCCGAGTTCGACGACACCCGGGCCCGGCACCCCGAGCTTGACCGGCACCTGGCCCTCGCCGACCTCGTGGTGGTCAACAAGCTCGACCGGACCGAGGACGGCGACCGGGTGCTCGGCCTCGTGCGGTCCCTCACGGACCGCGCCGCCGTCGTGCCCGCCACCTACGGACGCATCGACCCGGAGTTCCTCTTCGACTGCAGGCCCGGTGAGGAACGCATCGGGCAGCTGTCCTTCGACGACCTCCACGAGCACACCGAAGGCGACGCCCACGCCGGTCATCTGCACACCGGCTACGACAGCCTGCCCTTCAGCTCCGACGTGCCCATCGACCCCCGCGCGCTCATGCGGTTCCTGGACAGCCGGCCCGAGGGGCTGTACCGGATCAAGGGCTACGTCGACTTCGGGCCGCACGACACCCGCAACCGGTACGCCGTGCACGCCGTCGGCCGGTTCCTGCGCTTCTACCCCGAGCCCTGGGCCGCGGCCGGCGCCCGGCTCACCCAGCTCGTGCTGATCGGCTCCGGTATCGACACCGAAGCCCTCGGCAAGGAACTCCAGGCGTGCGAGAACAACGCCCCACACGCCGACGAGCACGGCATGTGGGGCGTCCTGCGATACGTCCAGGGCTCCGAGGAGGAACCCGGCCCGGAGTCGTACGAGACGTCGTACGGGACGTCGTACGAGACGTCGTCCCAGGCGGATTACGAGGCGTCGTACCAGCCGGCCTGCGAGGCCTAG
- a CDS encoding M23 family metallopeptidase, giving the protein MAFMCATGKHRKPGRVKRTTAQAAGIAALTTTGVIGTLAAAPAFAAENSAEQTGLTPVITMGDDIAEHIDDQAAAQQRAAEQKAAEQAAAERAKEVRAAKERAAREAERERLNRFVAPITDSYVSTGYKASSSLWSSGSHTGIDFHAASGTAVHAVGSGTVVSTGWGGAYGNQIVIRMADGMYTQYGHLSSIGVTVGQQVTPGQQIALSGATGNVTGPHLHFEARTTPDYGSDVDPVAYLRKHGVNV; this is encoded by the coding sequence ATGGCGTTCATGTGCGCCACCGGGAAGCACCGCAAGCCCGGCCGGGTCAAGCGCACCACCGCTCAGGCGGCCGGCATCGCGGCCCTGACCACCACCGGCGTCATCGGCACCCTCGCGGCCGCTCCGGCGTTCGCCGCCGAGAACTCCGCCGAGCAGACCGGCCTCACCCCGGTGATCACCATGGGCGACGACATCGCCGAGCACATCGATGACCAGGCCGCCGCCCAGCAGCGGGCAGCCGAGCAGAAGGCGGCCGAGCAGGCCGCGGCCGAGCGGGCCAAGGAGGTCCGCGCGGCCAAGGAGCGCGCCGCCCGTGAGGCCGAGCGCGAGCGCCTGAACCGCTTCGTCGCCCCGATCACGGACTCGTACGTCTCCACGGGCTACAAGGCCAGCAGCTCCCTGTGGTCCTCCGGCTCCCACACCGGCATCGACTTCCACGCGGCCAGCGGCACCGCCGTCCACGCGGTCGGCTCCGGCACCGTCGTCTCCACCGGCTGGGGCGGCGCCTACGGCAACCAGATCGTGATCCGGATGGCCGACGGCATGTACACCCAGTACGGCCATCTGTCGTCCATCGGTGTCACGGTGGGCCAGCAGGTCACCCCGGGCCAGCAGATCGCCCTGTCCGGCGCGACCGGCAACGTCACCGGACCGCACCTCCACTTCGAGGCCCGGACGACCCCCGACTACGGCTCGGACGTCGACCCCGTCGCCTATCTCCGCAAGCACGGCGTGAACGTCTGA